One window from the genome of Cucumis melo cultivar AY chromosome 10, USDA_Cmelo_AY_1.0, whole genome shotgun sequence encodes:
- the LOC103500219 gene encoding ras-related protein RABE1c-like translates to MAAPPARARADYDYLIKLLLIGDSGVGKSCLLLRFSDGSFTTSFITTIGIDFKIRTIELDGKRIKLQIWDTAGQERFRTITTAYYRGAMGILLVYDVTDESSFNNIRNWIRNIEQHASDNVNKILVGNKADMDESKRAVPTSKGQALADEYGIKFFETSAKTNLNVEEVFFSIARDIKQRLADTDSKAEPQTIKINKPDAAAGDGQAAQKSACCGS, encoded by the exons ATGGCTGCACCACCGGCAAGGGCTCGTGCTGATTACGATTATCTCATTAAGCTTTTGCTTATTGGCGATAGCG GTGTGGGCAAGAGTTGTCTGCTTCTACGTTTTTCTGATGGTTCTTTCACAACCAGTTTTATCACCACTATTGG TATTGATTTTAAGATAAGAACCATTGAACTTGATGGGAAGAGAATCAAATTGCAAATCTGGGATACCGCTGGTCAGGAGCGTTTCCGAACTATCACAACGG CTTACTATCGAGGAGCCATGGGAATTTTGCTGGTCTATGATGTCACTGACGAGTCATCTTTCAACA ACATTAGGAATTGGATCCGCAATATTGAACAGCATGCATCTGATAATGTGAACAAGATACTCGTAGGAAACAAGGCTGATATGGATGAAAGTAAAAGG GCTGTGCCTACTTCTAAAGGTCAAGCTCTTGCTGATGAATATGGAATCAAATTCTTTGAAACT AGTGCAAAGACAAACCTGAATGTCGAGGAGGTTTTCTTTTCAATTGCCAGGGACATTAAGCAAAGGCTCGCCGACACTGATTCGAAGGCAGAG CCTCAAACAATCAAAATAAACAAGCCAGATGCCGCAGCCGGGGATGGTCAAGCTGCCCAAAAGTCAGCTTGCTGTGGCTCATAA
- the LOC103500220 gene encoding protein INVOLVED IN DE NOVO 2, which translates to MESSTDDSDVDTDVSESEMDERESKSYDELKNGKRIVKLSHETFTCPYCTKKRKRDFLYKDLLQHASGVGNSPSNKRSTKEKANHLALLKYLEKDLADTVGPSKPATASNKDPVMDCNHDEKFVWPWRGIVVNIPTRRTDDGRFVGGSGSKFRDELKERGFNPTRVTPLWNYRGHSGCAIVEFNKDWPGLHNAISFERAYEADRHGKKDWLANGTTEKLGIYAWVARADDYNTNNIVGEHLRKIGDLKTISEIIQEEARKQDRLVSNLTSIIELKNKHLIEMEKRCTETATTLNNLMGEREKLLHAYNEEIKKIQLGARDHLKKIFSDHEKLKLQLESQKKEFELRGRELEKREAQNENESKYLAEEIEKYEVRNSSLQLAELEQQKADEDFMKLADDQKKQKEDLHNRIIRLEKQLDAKQALELEIERLRGTLNVMKHMEDVEDVQKAESILKELSEKERDLEELDDLNQALIVKQRKSNDELQEARKEIINAFKDLPGRSHLRVKRMGELDTKPFHEAMKKIYNEDEADERASELCSLWAEYLKDPDWHPFRVIKVEAKDAPDGKEKEIEILDDEDEKLKGLKKDYGEEVCKAVISALMEINEYNPSGRYITSELWNYQEGRKATLREGVRFLLDKLNRSN; encoded by the exons ATGGAAAGTTCGACCGACGATTCTGATGTAGACACGGATGTGAGTGAATCCGAAATGGATGAGCGGGAAAGCAAGTCATATGATGAACTGAAAAATGGAAAACGCATTGTGAAGCTCTCGCACGAGACATTTACTTGCCCCTACTGtacgaaaaaaagaaagagggatTTCTTATACAAGGATCTCCTGCAGCATGCTTCTGGGGTAGGAAATAGTCCTTCAAATAAACGGAGTACCAAAGAGAAAGCTAATCATTTAGCTCTATTGAAATATTTGGAGAAAGATCTAGCTGATACTGTTGGTCCATCAAAACCTGCGACTGCTAGCAATAAAGATCCTGTTATGGATTGCAATCATGATGAAAAGTTTGTGTGGCCTTGGAGAGGAATCGTGGTAAACATTCCAACTAGGCGTACAGATGATGGGCGATTTGTGGGAGGAAGTGGATCGAAGTTTAGGGATGAGTTGAAAGAAAGAGGATTTAATCCCACAAGGGTTACTCCTTTGTGGAATTATCGGGGCCACTCAGGTTGTGCTATTGTGGAATTTAACAAAGATTGGCCTGGTTTGCATAATGCTATTTCTTTTGAGAGGGCTTATGAGGCAGATCGTCATGGGAAAAAGGATTGGCTGGCTAATGGTACTACTGAGAAACTAGGAATTTATGCTTGGGTTGCTCGAGCAGATGATTACAACACAAATAATATAGTTGGGGAACATTTACGTAAAATTGGAGACCTCAAGACCATATCTGAAATTATTCAGGAGGAAGCACGGAAACAAGATAGACTTGTGTCCAATCTTACAAGTATCATTGAGCTCAAGAACAAACACTTGATAGAGATGGAGAAAAGATGCACTGAAACCGCCACCACCCTTAACAATTTAATgggggagagagagaaattacTTCATGCTTATAACGAAG AGATAAAAAAGATCCAACTGGGTGCCAGGGATCACCTTAAGAAGATCTTCAGTGATCACGAGAAACTAAAGTTGCAACTGGAATCTcagaaaaaagaatttgagttaAGAGGAAGAGAATTGGAGAAGCGTGAAGCACAAAATGAAAATGAGAGCAAGTATCTGGCTGAAGAAATCGAAAAG taTGAAGTGAGAAATAGTTCTCTCCAATTGGCTGAGCTAGAGCAGCAGAAGGCTGACGAAGATTTTATGAAGCTGGCAGATGATCAAAAG AAACAAAAGGAGGACCTACATAATAGAATAATCAGACTGGAAAAACAACTGGATGCCAAGCAAGCACTAGAGTTGGAAATTgagcgtctacgtgggacgttgAATGTTATGAAACACATGGAAGATGTTGAGGATGTCCAGAAGGCAGAGTCAATACTTAAAGAATTGAGTGAAAAGGAAAGAGACCTTGAAGAGCTTGATGACCTTAACCAAGCACTGATAGTAAAGCAGCGCAAGAGTAATGACGAACTCCAAGAAGCTCGTAAAGAGATAATTAAT GCTTTTAAAGATTTGCCTGGCCGCTCGCACTTGCGTGTTAAGAGAATGGGCGAATTAGATACAAAACCGTTCCATGAAGCaatgaagaaaatatataatgagGATGAAGCAGATGAGAGAGCTTCAGAGCTGTGCTCATTGTGGGCAGAATATCTCAAGGACCCAGACTGGCATCCTTTCAGAGTAATTAAGGTAGAAGCAAAAGATGCTCCAGACGGAAAAGAAAAG gaaattgaaattttggatgATGAAGATGAGAAACTGAAAGGTCTGAAAAAGGATTATGGCGAGGAAGTTTGCAAGGCTGTGATTTCAGCTTTAATGGAGATAAATGAATACAATCCCAGTGGACGATACATCACATCAGAGCTATGGAACTACCAAGAGGGCAGGAAAGCAACGTTGCGAGAGGGAGTAAGATTTTTACTCGACAAGCTGAATAGAAGCAACTAG